The Mycobacterium seoulense genome has a window encoding:
- a CDS encoding PPE family protein, translated as MFYGAFPPEFNSGRMYSGPGAESLVAAATAWENLATELQSTATAYSSVIASLTGGPWVGPSSIAMASAAAPYVAWMQQTATQAQEAATQAASAAAAYEAAFAAHVPPPVIAENRALLAQLMASNLFGQNTAAIAATETQYGEMWAQDAVAMDTYASSSQAATRFTPFTDPPQTTSGTGTTMQAAAMSQAAGTSTGNVASTINAAATSLTAGPGNPILAWLSQLATQYNTAVNTFLKGFGTTPGGTPLITAMYNAVKVPLGLTTQFNDVGLLINFPLSQWLKFAPPAAYGALPKDALGAGLGALGFGRGTLYSAISPIASMGNAGTLVGKLSVPPSWATSTPAIRTVAAALSAAGPEAVPAAALGEGSLFSSMGMAGMLGSALGSGGPTVVGAGVRNRMKPIKDLKGQQSPEQLKRLVAQISEKPETVQHHNVDQEGLDALLEQLAKKPGIHAVHLKKGDKSKVLPADAQLG; from the coding sequence ATGTTTTACGGAGCCTTTCCGCCAGAGTTCAACTCGGGCCGGATGTACAGCGGGCCGGGAGCGGAGTCGCTGGTCGCGGCGGCGACTGCCTGGGAGAACCTGGCCACCGAGCTGCAGTCCACCGCCACTGCCTATTCGTCGGTGATCGCGAGCCTGACCGGTGGGCCATGGGTGGGTCCCTCGTCGATCGCAATGGCGTCCGCGGCGGCCCCTTACGTGGCCTGGATGCAGCAAACGGCGACCCAGGCCCAGGAAGCCGCGACCCAAGCCGCGTCGGCGGCGGCGGCCTACGAGGCGGCGTTCGCGGCCCACGTACCGCCCCCGGTGATCGCGGAAAACCGTGCGCTATTAGCCCAGCTGATGGCGAGCAACCTCTTCGGGCAGAACACGGCGGCGATCGCAGCGACCGAGACCCAGTATGGCGAAATGTGGGCCCAGGACGCCGTGGCGATGGACACCTACGCCAGCTCGTCGCAGGCGGCCACCCGGTTCACGCCGTTCACCGACCCGCCGCAGACCACCAGCGGGACGGGCACGACGATGCAGGCGGCCGCGATGAGCCAAGCGGCGGGCACGTCGACCGGCAATGTGGCGTCGACCATCAACGCGGCGGCCACCTCGCTGACCGCGGGCCCGGGGAATCCGATACTGGCATGGCTCTCCCAGCTGGCCACCCAATACAACACCGCCGTCAACACCTTCTTGAAAGGCTTCGGCACAACGCCCGGCGGCACCCCCTTGATCACCGCGATGTACAACGCGGTGAAGGTGCCGCTTGGCCTGACCACGCAGTTCAACGACGTCGGGCTGCTGATCAACTTCCCCCTGTCGCAGTGGCTCAAGTTCGCCCCGCCCGCCGCCTATGGCGCGCTGCCGAAGGATGCGCTGGGCGCCGGGCTCGGGGCGTTGGGCTTCGGCCGCGGCACGCTGTACAGCGCGATCAGCCCGATAGCGAGCATGGGCAACGCCGGCACCTTGGTGGGCAAGCTATCGGTCCCCCCGAGTTGGGCCACCTCGACGCCCGCCATCAGGACGGTTGCCGCCGCATTGTCGGCCGCCGGACCCGAGGCGGTGCCCGCGGCCGCGCTCGGTGAGGGCAGCCTGTTCAGTTCGATGGGCATGGCCGGAATGCTGGGCAGCGCCCTCGGCTCCGGGGGGCCCACCGTCGTGGGTGCCGGCGTGCGCAACCGGATGAAACCGATCAAGGACCTCAAGGGCCAACAATCTCCCGAACAACTCAAGCGTCTGGTCGCGCAGATATCGGAGAAGCCCGAAACCGTGCAGCACCACAACGTCGACCAGGAAGGTCTCGACGCCCTGCTCGAGCAGCTGGCGAAGAAACCCGGCATCCACGCTGTGCACCTGAAAAAGGGAGACAAGTCCAAAGTCTTACCCGCCGATGCCCAGTTAGGTTGA
- a CDS encoding TetR/AcrR family transcriptional regulator has translation MGKRQETREQIEARIIELGRQQLVDRGAAGLSVRAIARDLGMVSSAVYRYVSSRDELVTLLLVDAYSDLADAVDRAREEVGELWSDDVVAISRATRRWAVAHPARWALLYGSPVPGYHAPPERTVGVGTRVVAAFFDAVASGIATGDIRLTDDVAPQPMSSDFDRIRQEFGFPGDDQVVTKCFLLWAGVLGAISLEVFGQYGADTLTDPEAVFDAQLRLLVDVLGRH, from the coding sequence GTGGGCAAACGCCAGGAGACGCGGGAGCAGATCGAGGCGCGCATCATCGAGCTCGGCCGCCAGCAGCTGGTCGATCGCGGGGCGGCCGGGTTGTCCGTGCGTGCGATCGCCCGGGATCTCGGGATGGTGTCGTCCGCCGTGTACCGGTACGTGTCCAGCCGGGATGAGCTGGTGACCTTGCTGCTGGTCGACGCCTACTCCGACCTGGCCGACGCCGTGGACCGCGCCCGCGAAGAGGTCGGGGAGCTGTGGAGTGACGACGTCGTCGCCATTTCCCGGGCGACGCGGCGCTGGGCCGTCGCTCACCCCGCCCGCTGGGCCCTGCTCTACGGCAGCCCCGTGCCCGGGTATCACGCGCCGCCCGAGCGCACCGTGGGCGTTGGGACCCGGGTGGTGGCGGCCTTCTTCGACGCCGTGGCGTCCGGGATCGCCACCGGAGACATCAGGCTGACGGATGACGTTGCGCCCCAACCGATGTCGTCGGACTTTGACCGGATTCGCCAGGAGTTCGGGTTTCCCGGCGACGACCAGGTGGTCACGAAGTGCTTCCTGCTCTGGGCGGGCGTACTGGGCGCGATCAGTCTCGAGGTGTTCGGGCAATACGGCGCCGACACCCTCACCGACCCGGAGGCGGTGTTCGACGCGCAGCTTCGGCTGCTGGTGGACGTGCTGGGCCGGCACTGA
- a CDS encoding DUF732 domain-containing protein, translated as MKRLLALLAVPAMIGLAAPAYADPPPVPDGDDGAFLAALHQAGFTFASPGAAVGAGRAVCSCLNNGESGLELVHDVKTHNPGMDMEMASNFAMISAKYYCPHQLSKA; from the coding sequence ATGAAACGGCTGCTAGCGCTACTGGCTGTCCCCGCCATGATCGGCCTGGCCGCACCGGCGTACGCCGACCCTCCGCCCGTGCCCGACGGTGACGACGGGGCCTTCCTGGCCGCCCTGCATCAGGCCGGCTTCACCTTCGCCAGTCCGGGTGCGGCGGTCGGGGCTGGCCGGGCGGTGTGTTCGTGCCTGAACAACGGCGAATCTGGCCTGGAGCTGGTTCACGACGTGAAGACACACAACCCGGGAATGGACATGGAGATGGCCTCCAACTTCGCGATGATTTCCGCGAAATACTATTGCCCGCATCAACTCAGCAAAGCCTGA
- a CDS encoding VOC family protein — MTLPVQSPTQIAWVTPDLDGTETALTGLLGVRKWIRIPDVHFAPDSCSYLGKPADFVASISLSYLGDMQLELIQPVRGENIYSDFLRESGPGLHHICMEAESPEQLEAALAGAVKSGAAVVQRGVMPGGIEFAYVSAPQAAVPFVEIAYIAPEMRAFYDYIKQEQR, encoded by the coding sequence ATGACCCTTCCCGTTCAATCGCCGACGCAGATCGCGTGGGTGACCCCCGACCTGGATGGCACCGAAACCGCTCTCACCGGCTTGTTAGGTGTGCGTAAATGGATCCGGATACCCGACGTGCACTTTGCTCCGGATTCCTGCAGCTACCTCGGCAAGCCCGCCGATTTCGTCGCCAGCATCTCACTGAGCTACCTCGGCGACATGCAGTTGGAGCTGATCCAACCGGTCCGCGGCGAGAACATCTATAGTGACTTTCTGCGTGAATCCGGGCCCGGTCTGCACCACATCTGCATGGAGGCGGAAAGCCCCGAACAATTGGAGGCGGCGTTGGCGGGGGCCGTGAAGTCCGGGGCGGCGGTGGTGCAGCGAGGCGTGATGCCCGGCGGAATCGAATTCGCCTACGTGTCGGCGCCGCAGGCGGCAGTGCCGTTTGTGGAGATCGCCTACATCGCGCCCGAGATGAGGGCGTTCTACGACTACATCAAACAGGAGCAGCGGTGA
- a CDS encoding FAD-binding protein has product MSTEIPATVSVDDVTSWSDDVDVVVIGFGIAGGCAAVSAAAAGARVLVLERAAAAGGTTSLAGGHFYLGGGTAVQQATGHPDSPEEMYKYLVAVSRQPDHDKIRAYCEGSVEHFDWLEDLGFQFERSYFPGKAVIQPNTEGLMFTGNEKVWPFLEQAVPAPRGHKVPVPGDTGGASMVIDLLLKRAASLGVQIGYETGATELIVDGSGAVTGVMWKRFSETGAVKAKSVIIAAGGFVMNPEMVAEYTPKLAEKPFVLGNTYDDGLGIRMGVSAGGATEHMDQIFITAPPYPPSILLTGIIVNKLGQRFVAEDSYHSRTAGFIMDQPDSAAFLIVDEAHLEHPKMPLVPLIDGWETVPEMEAALGIPEGNLVATLDRYNANAARGEDPDFHKQPEFLAAQDQGPWGAFDMSLGKAMYAGFTIGGLATSVDGEVLRKDGTVVPGLYAAGACASNIAQDGKGYASGTQLGEGSFFGRRAGAHAARRAAGA; this is encoded by the coding sequence ATGAGCACGGAGATACCGGCAACGGTCAGCGTGGACGACGTCACATCGTGGTCCGATGACGTCGACGTGGTGGTGATCGGCTTCGGCATCGCCGGTGGCTGCGCCGCCGTCAGCGCGGCGGCCGCCGGTGCGCGGGTGCTGGTGCTGGAGCGTGCCGCGGCGGCGGGTGGCACGACGTCGCTGGCCGGGGGCCACTTCTACCTGGGTGGGGGAACGGCGGTTCAGCAGGCCACCGGTCACCCCGATTCGCCCGAGGAGATGTACAAATACCTGGTCGCCGTGTCCCGGCAGCCCGATCATGACAAGATCCGGGCCTACTGTGAGGGCAGCGTCGAGCATTTCGATTGGCTGGAAGACCTGGGTTTCCAATTCGAGCGCAGCTACTTCCCGGGCAAGGCGGTCATCCAGCCCAACACCGAGGGCCTGATGTTCACCGGCAACGAGAAGGTGTGGCCCTTCCTGGAGCAGGCGGTGCCGGCCCCGCGTGGCCACAAGGTGCCGGTGCCCGGTGATACCGGCGGCGCCAGCATGGTGATCGATCTGCTGCTCAAGCGCGCCGCGAGCCTGGGCGTGCAGATTGGGTACGAGACGGGCGCCACCGAGCTCATCGTGGACGGTTCGGGCGCGGTCACCGGCGTCATGTGGAAGCGGTTCTCCGAAACCGGTGCGGTCAAGGCAAAGTCGGTGATCATCGCTGCGGGGGGGTTCGTGATGAACCCGGAGATGGTTGCCGAATACACCCCGAAGCTCGCCGAGAAACCGTTCGTGCTCGGCAACACCTACGACGACGGCCTGGGCATCCGGATGGGCGTATCGGCGGGCGGCGCCACCGAGCACATGGATCAGATTTTCATCACGGCCCCGCCGTACCCGCCGTCGATCCTGTTGACGGGGATCATCGTGAACAAGCTCGGACAGCGCTTCGTTGCCGAGGATTCATACCATTCGCGGACTGCCGGGTTCATCATGGACCAGCCGGACAGCGCGGCGTTCCTCATCGTCGACGAGGCGCACCTGGAACACCCCAAGATGCCGCTGGTCCCGCTGATCGACGGATGGGAGACCGTCCCGGAAATGGAAGCGGCGCTTGGCATTCCGGAAGGCAACCTGGTGGCGACGCTGGATCGGTACAACGCCAACGCCGCCCGCGGCGAGGATCCCGACTTCCACAAGCAGCCCGAATTCCTTGCGGCACAAGACCAGGGGCCATGGGGCGCGTTCGACATGTCGCTGGGTAAGGCGATGTACGCCGGTTTCACCATCGGTGGGCTCGCCACGTCCGTGGACGGCGAGGTGCTGCGTAAGGACGGCACCGTCGTGCCCGGCTTGTACGCGGCCGGGGCCTGCGCGTCCAACATCGCCCAGGACGGCAAGGGTTACGCCAGCGGCACACAGTTGGGGGAGGGCTCGTTCTTCGGGCGCCGCGCCGGAGCGCACGCCGCCCGCAGGGCGGCGGGAGCGTAG
- a CDS encoding sterol desaturase family protein yields the protein MSTLSGFVSALPPQLRDPVLLAVPFFLLLLALEWTAARKLESIVGQRPVSGAYLTRDSLASISMGLVSVGTTAAWKTLALFGYAAIYAYVAPWHLSANRWYTWVIAIIGVDLLYYAYHRIAHRVRLIWATHQAHHSSEYFNFATALRQKWNNSGEILMWVPLPLLGIPPWMVFFSFSISLIYQFWVHTERIGKLPRPFEFVLNTPSHHRVHHGMDQIYLDKNYGGILIIWDRLFGSFQAELFRPHYGLTKKVDTFNIWKLQTREYVAIAHDWRSATRLRDRLGYVFGPPGWAPRTASQIEAAVPVATSP from the coding sequence GTGAGTACGCTTTCAGGCTTTGTGTCGGCGCTGCCCCCGCAGCTGAGGGACCCGGTGCTGCTCGCCGTTCCGTTCTTCCTGTTGCTGTTGGCCCTGGAATGGACCGCGGCCCGCAAGCTGGAAAGCATCGTCGGGCAGCGTCCGGTGTCCGGTGCGTACCTCACCCGCGACTCGCTGGCCAGCATCTCGATGGGGCTGGTTTCGGTGGGCACTACCGCCGCATGGAAGACGCTGGCCCTGTTCGGCTACGCCGCGATCTATGCCTACGTGGCGCCCTGGCACCTCTCGGCGAACCGGTGGTACACGTGGGTCATCGCGATCATCGGTGTCGACCTGCTCTACTACGCCTATCACCGGATCGCGCACCGGGTCCGGTTGATCTGGGCGACGCACCAGGCCCATCACTCCAGCGAATACTTCAACTTCGCCACCGCACTGCGCCAGAAGTGGAACAACAGCGGCGAGATCCTGATGTGGGTCCCCTTGCCGCTGTTGGGGATTCCACCCTGGATGGTGTTCTTCAGTTTCTCGATCAGCCTGATCTACCAGTTCTGGGTGCACACCGAGCGGATCGGCAAGCTGCCCCGGCCCTTCGAATTCGTCCTCAACACCCCGTCGCATCATCGGGTGCACCACGGAATGGACCAGATCTACCTCGACAAGAACTACGGCGGGATCCTCATCATCTGGGACCGGCTTTTCGGCAGCTTCCAGGCCGAGTTGTTCCGCCCGCACTACGGCCTGACCAAGAAGGTCGACACCTTCAACATCTGGAAGCTGCAGACCCGCGAATACGTCGCGATCGCCCACGACTGGCGTTCGGCGACCCGCCTGCGCGATCGGCTGGGCTACGTTTTCGGTCCGCCCGGCTGGGCGCCGCGCACCGCGAGCCAGATCGAGGCGGCCGTCCCGGTGGCGACGTCGCCGTAA
- a CDS encoding MgtC/SapB family protein yields MDTLSVADFALRLAVGVGCGALIGLERQWRARRAGLRTNALVAGGATLFVLYAAATTDTSPTRVASYVVSGIGFLGGGVILREGVNVRGLNTAATLWCSAAIGVLAASGHLAFALIGTGTVIAIHVLGRPLGRLIDRDNTGDDDESLRPYLVQVISRPKHEKYARAQIIQHASGNDITLRGIHTGQAGDDEIMLTAHLLMDGDAPARLERLVAELSLQPGVRAVQWYAGDEAQQDGLR; encoded by the coding sequence ATGGACACGTTGAGTGTCGCCGATTTCGCGCTCCGACTGGCCGTCGGGGTGGGTTGTGGAGCCCTCATCGGTCTGGAGCGGCAATGGCGGGCCCGGCGGGCCGGCCTGCGCACCAACGCGCTGGTCGCCGGCGGCGCGACGCTCTTCGTGCTGTACGCCGCCGCCACCACGGACACCAGCCCCACCAGGGTCGCGTCGTACGTGGTGTCCGGGATCGGCTTCCTCGGCGGTGGCGTGATCCTGCGCGAAGGGGTGAACGTCCGGGGCCTCAACACCGCCGCCACCCTGTGGTGCTCGGCGGCGATCGGTGTCCTGGCCGCATCCGGACATCTGGCCTTCGCGTTGATCGGCACCGGGACCGTCATCGCCATTCACGTGCTCGGGCGCCCGCTGGGCCGGTTGATCGACCGCGACAACACCGGCGACGACGACGAAAGCCTGCGGCCCTACCTGGTCCAGGTGATCTCGCGGCCAAAACACGAGAAGTACGCGCGCGCCCAGATCATCCAGCACGCGAGCGGTAACGACATCACGCTCCGCGGCATCCATACCGGGCAGGCCGGCGACGACGAGATCATGTTGACCGCCCACCTCCTCATGGACGGCGACGCTCCCGCCCGGTTGGAGCGGTTGGTGGCGGAGCTGTCCCTGCAGCCCGGAGTCCGGGCGGTGCAGTGGTACGCCGGCGACGAGGCACAGCAGGACGGGCTTCGCTAG
- a CDS encoding DUF732 domain-containing protein translates to MRLPMALIGVSAVIALAAPAGADPDAAGVDEASFLASLRSAGITYKTPEAAVQFAQAVCSAMGNGEYGPQMVNDLKGQNPGLTTDHATSFLAIAAKFYCPQQLNRS, encoded by the coding sequence ATGAGGCTGCCAATGGCGTTGATCGGCGTTTCGGCCGTGATTGCGCTTGCCGCCCCCGCAGGCGCTGACCCGGACGCCGCCGGCGTCGACGAGGCGAGCTTTCTGGCGTCGCTGCGCAGCGCGGGTATCACCTACAAGACGCCGGAGGCGGCGGTCCAGTTCGCCCAGGCGGTGTGTAGCGCCATGGGCAATGGCGAGTACGGCCCCCAGATGGTCAACGATTTGAAAGGCCAAAACCCCGGGCTCACCACGGACCACGCAACGTCGTTTCTGGCGATCGCCGCGAAATTTTATTGTCCCCAGCAACTCAACAGGAGCTAG
- a CDS encoding ABC transporter ATP-binding protein/permease, with translation MGPKPFKPSINWSTATVDSLRWVAIAWLISAVVLFIVLVAFRYLTPWGRQFWRITRGYFVGARSVRVWLMLGVLLLSVLLSVRLMVLLSYQGNDLYTAVQKAVQGLAADDDAVKQSGIHGFWMSIAIFSVLAVLYVIRFMIDIYLTQRFIIAWRMWLTANLTDDWLTGRAYYRDLFIDHTIDNPDQRIQQDIDIFTANAGGTPNIPSNGTGSTLLFGAVNAVASVISFAAILWNLSGSLTVLGVEFPRAMFWTVLVYVLVATLVAIWLGHPLIWLSFNNEKLNAAFRYALVRLRDAAEAVGFYRGERVERAQLWRRFTPIIDNYRKFVRRTIIFNGWNWSVSQAIVPLPWVIQAPRLFAGRIDFGDVGQSATAFGNIQDSLSFFRNNYDAFAAFRASIIRLHGLVDANDKGRALPTILVKPSEEATVELRDIEVRTPVGDRLIDPLDVQLAEGDSLVITGRSGAGKTTLLRSLAELWPYASGTLCRPDGDNATMFLSQLPYVPLGSLRTVVCYPNSPDEVADAELREVLTKVALAPLIDRLDEERDWAKVLSPGEQQRVAFARILLTKPKAVFLDEATSALDEGLEYALYQLVRAELPDCVVVSVSHRPTVEQHHEQELQLLGGGPWRLGPVQEEKEPARV, from the coding sequence ATGGGCCCAAAGCCGTTCAAGCCCTCGATCAACTGGTCGACGGCCACCGTAGATTCCTTGCGGTGGGTAGCCATCGCGTGGCTCATCAGCGCGGTGGTGCTCTTCATCGTCCTGGTCGCCTTCAGGTATCTCACGCCGTGGGGCAGGCAGTTCTGGCGGATCACCCGCGGGTATTTCGTCGGTGCGCGCAGCGTCCGGGTGTGGCTGATGCTGGGCGTGCTGTTGCTGTCAGTACTCCTGTCGGTGCGACTGATGGTGTTGCTCAGCTACCAGGGCAACGACCTGTACACCGCGGTGCAAAAAGCCGTGCAGGGCCTCGCGGCCGACGACGACGCGGTCAAACAATCCGGCATTCACGGCTTTTGGATGTCGATCGCGATCTTCAGCGTGCTGGCCGTCTTGTACGTCATCCGGTTCATGATCGACATCTACCTGACGCAGCGGTTCATCATCGCCTGGCGCATGTGGCTGACGGCCAATCTCACCGACGACTGGCTGACCGGCCGGGCCTATTACCGGGACCTGTTCATCGACCACACCATCGACAACCCCGACCAGCGCATCCAGCAGGACATCGACATCTTCACCGCGAATGCGGGTGGCACCCCGAACATCCCGTCGAATGGGACCGGCAGCACCTTGCTCTTCGGCGCCGTCAACGCGGTGGCGTCCGTGATTTCGTTCGCCGCGATCCTGTGGAACCTGTCCGGAAGCCTCACCGTGTTGGGGGTCGAGTTCCCGCGCGCGATGTTCTGGACCGTCCTGGTGTATGTACTCGTCGCCACGCTGGTGGCGATCTGGCTCGGCCATCCGCTGATCTGGCTCAGCTTCAACAACGAGAAGCTCAACGCCGCGTTCCGCTACGCCCTGGTCCGATTGCGGGATGCCGCTGAGGCCGTGGGCTTCTACCGCGGTGAGCGAGTGGAGCGGGCCCAACTGTGGCGGCGCTTCACCCCGATCATCGACAACTATCGCAAGTTCGTCCGCCGCACCATCATCTTCAACGGCTGGAACTGGTCGGTGTCGCAGGCGATCGTCCCGCTGCCGTGGGTCATCCAGGCGCCGCGCCTGTTCGCCGGCCGGATCGACTTCGGCGACGTCGGCCAGAGCGCGACGGCCTTTGGCAACATTCAGGATTCACTGTCGTTCTTCCGCAATAACTACGACGCGTTCGCGGCCTTCCGGGCGTCGATCATCCGGTTGCACGGGCTGGTCGACGCCAACGACAAGGGTCGCGCGCTGCCGACCATTCTGGTCAAGCCGAGTGAGGAGGCGACCGTCGAGCTTCGCGACATCGAGGTGCGCACGCCGGTCGGCGATCGGCTCATCGACCCGCTCGATGTTCAACTCGCCGAAGGGGATTCGCTGGTGATCACCGGGCGCTCCGGTGCCGGCAAGACCACGCTGCTGCGCAGCCTGGCCGAATTGTGGCCGTATGCTTCCGGCACCCTGTGCCGTCCGGACGGCGACAACGCGACGATGTTCCTGTCCCAGTTGCCATACGTGCCGTTGGGCAGTCTGCGCACCGTCGTGTGCTATCCGAACTCGCCGGACGAGGTCGCCGACGCAGAGCTGCGCGAGGTGCTCACCAAGGTCGCCCTGGCGCCCCTGATCGATCGCCTCGACGAAGAACGGGACTGGGCCAAGGTGCTCTCCCCGGGCGAGCAGCAGCGTGTTGCCTTCGCGCGCATCCTGCTCACCAAACCCAAGGCGGTGTTCCTCGACGAGGCCACCTCGGCGCTGGACGAGGGGCTGGAATACGCGCTCTACCAACTGGTGCGCGCCGAACTGCCGGACTGCGTGGTCGTCAGCGTCAGTCACCGGCCCACCGTCGAGCAGCACCACGAACAAGAGCTGCAATTGCTCGGCGGCGGGCCCTGGCGGCTGGGCCCGGTGCAGGAAGAGAAGGAACCCGCGCGGGTCTAG
- a CDS encoding nitroreductase/quinone reductase family protein yields the protein MSTRYEEPNRAARAANAVIRWLAEMGVSIAGTRALRVRGRKSGKPRAVVINLLTVEGVHYVVSPRGNTQWARNVRAAGVVETGPRWRRRRARASEVADAAKPELLRRYLDRWYWQVKDYVGGLTPDSTDEQFRAVAPTIPVFALAEADAPR from the coding sequence ATGTCGACCCGATACGAAGAGCCGAACCGGGCCGCGCGGGCCGCGAACGCGGTGATCCGCTGGCTGGCCGAGATGGGGGTCAGCATCGCCGGGACGCGCGCGCTGCGGGTCCGCGGGCGCAAGAGCGGAAAACCGCGGGCGGTGGTGATCAACCTGCTCACCGTGGAGGGCGTGCACTACGTGGTCTCACCGCGCGGCAACACCCAGTGGGCACGCAACGTCCGGGCCGCGGGCGTCGTCGAGACGGGCCCGCGCTGGCGCAGGCGGCGCGCCCGGGCCAGCGAGGTGGCCGACGCGGCCAAGCCGGAATTGCTGCGACGCTATCTGGACCGCTGGTACTGGCAGGTCAAGGACTATGTCGGGGGCCTGACCCCGGACAGCACCGACGAACAGTTCCGCGCTGTCGCGCCTACCATCCCGGTGTTCGCCCTCGCGGAGGCGGACGCGCCCCGCTGA
- a CDS encoding Rv1815 family serine proteinase: MVRRLAMRAFTASITVAALAQSLPPVPAEADPVMVYPGMEIHQGNRVCTLGYVDPGMKIAFTAGHCRGGEGVVTDRGGAVIGRLAAFRDNTPSGTTVATDQLITDYEAIVLDNGVMANNVLPGGRQLISNPAAALAPGQAICHFGVSTGETCGTVESVNNGWFTMSHGVQSHNGDSGGPVYLPSSGGPGLLVGIFNSVWGDFPAAVSWRATSEEVREDLGVARGAR; encoded by the coding sequence ATGGTGCGTCGCCTGGCAATGCGCGCATTCACCGCGTCGATCACCGTCGCCGCACTTGCGCAATCGCTGCCGCCTGTGCCGGCTGAAGCCGACCCCGTCATGGTCTATCCGGGCATGGAGATCCATCAGGGCAACCGCGTCTGCACGCTGGGCTACGTCGACCCCGGGATGAAGATCGCGTTCACGGCGGGGCACTGCCGGGGCGGCGAGGGGGTCGTCACCGACCGGGGTGGCGCGGTCATCGGCCGCCTGGCGGCCTTCCGGGACAACACCCCCAGCGGCACGACGGTGGCCACCGACCAGTTGATCACCGACTACGAGGCGATCGTGCTGGACAACGGCGTCATGGCGAACAACGTCCTGCCGGGCGGGCGTCAACTGATCTCGAATCCGGCGGCGGCGCTGGCCCCCGGACAGGCGATCTGCCATTTCGGCGTGAGCACCGGCGAAACGTGCGGGACCGTGGAAAGCGTGAACAACGGCTGGTTCACCATGTCGCACGGCGTGCAGAGCCACAACGGTGACTCCGGCGGCCCGGTCTACCTGCCTTCCAGCGGCGGTCCTGGGCTGCTCGTGGGCATCTTCAACAGCGTCTGGGGGGATTTTCCGGCCGCGGTGTCGTGGCGGGCCACGTCCGAAGAAGTCCGGGAGGACCTCGGGGTGGCGCGGGGCGCGCGCTAG
- a CDS encoding PPE family protein, producing the protein MLDFGALPPEINSGRMYVGAGSGPLLAAAAAWDELATELQAAGASYSSAVEALATGPWTGPSSIAMAAAAAPYVAWINATGAQAEATGAQAKLAAGAYEAAFAATVPPPVIAANRALLATLIATNILGQNTPAIAATEAQYMEMWAQDAAAMYGYAASSATASQLTPFAEPPQTTNQSAGPTQAAAVTQSSAQSSSNTAAQLSQLSTSMQAVSNVSNAAPNAGTTGTGLTTGIGQNLDYWNNIWSVLTGPYSPQSWASVPGGPFLSFGQAYAWGQNGQGAAAYLAGPKAISGALAPLTSGPSAVRPMLSSAVGPVSGSLGKAALVGGMSVPQGWTEAAPAIRTIAQVLPTNMAAAPAALAGEEGVFSQMALSSLAGRAVAAAGTHSVGGTSTAAASLGGAVAEADPAAATIIVIPYIEE; encoded by the coding sequence ATGCTGGATTTCGGGGCGCTTCCGCCGGAGATCAACTCGGGGCGGATGTATGTCGGTGCGGGATCGGGTCCGCTGTTGGCTGCCGCGGCGGCGTGGGACGAGTTGGCCACGGAATTACAGGCCGCCGGAGCGTCGTACAGCTCGGCGGTCGAAGCGCTGGCTACGGGACCGTGGACTGGGCCGTCGTCGATAGCAATGGCCGCCGCCGCGGCCCCATACGTGGCGTGGATCAACGCCACCGGCGCTCAGGCCGAAGCGACCGGCGCCCAGGCCAAGCTGGCCGCGGGCGCCTATGAGGCGGCTTTTGCGGCCACGGTGCCACCCCCGGTGATTGCGGCCAACCGCGCGCTGCTGGCCACCTTGATCGCGACGAACATCCTCGGCCAGAACACCCCGGCGATCGCCGCCACCGAAGCCCAATACATGGAGATGTGGGCCCAGGACGCGGCGGCGATGTACGGCTACGCGGCCTCGTCGGCGACCGCATCGCAGCTGACCCCGTTCGCCGAGCCGCCGCAGACCACCAACCAGTCGGCCGGACCGACGCAGGCGGCCGCGGTCACCCAGTCCAGTGCCCAGTCGAGCTCGAACACCGCCGCGCAGCTGTCGCAGCTGAGCACGTCGATGCAGGCCGTCAGCAACGTCAGCAACGCGGCACCGAATGCCGGGACGACGGGCACGGGACTCACCACCGGAATCGGGCAAAACCTGGACTACTGGAACAACATCTGGTCGGTGCTGACGGGCCCGTATTCCCCCCAGTCATGGGCCAGCGTTCCGGGCGGCCCGTTCCTGTCGTTCGGTCAGGCGTACGCCTGGGGCCAGAACGGCCAGGGCGCCGCTGCCTATTTGGCCGGCCCGAAGGCGATCTCCGGCGCTCTCGCTCCGCTGACCAGTGGGCCGAGCGCGGTCAGGCCGATGCTCAGCTCCGCCGTGGGGCCGGTGTCCGGGTCTCTGGGCAAGGCGGCCCTGGTTGGCGGCATGTCGGTACCACAGGGGTGGACGGAAGCCGCTCCGGCGATCCGGACGATCGCCCAGGTGTTGCCGACCAACATGGCGGCCGCCCCCGCGGCGCTGGCCGGCGAAGAAGGCGTCTTCAGCCAGATGGCCCTGTCCAGCTTGGCGGGACGCGCGGTTGCGGCTGCCGGGACCCACTCCGTCGGCGGCACCTCCACGGCGGCCGCCTCATTGGGCGGCGCGGTCGCCGAGGCCGACCCCGCCGCAGCCACCATCATCGTGATCCCTTACATCGAGGAGTGA